From Brassica oleracea var. oleracea cultivar TO1000 chromosome C3, BOL, whole genome shotgun sequence, a single genomic window includes:
- the LOC106333652 gene encoding uncharacterized protein LOC106333652 codes for MGGGPRVLVATSINPQIVGGRLFLNATSGTHIYFDKETTAGETYFYRLVAQDTRLPSAAPLLKSYAKVESLSIAELNEFVISASSQEIDFICTEKVTGIKLDKGLCYVSCSNCTKSSNALSQLSPGCIVLILMLLGSNHLYRVEMSIVVCFNGVMTKLHNMRAYETGHLLAGDGVNPEDTQAPPFVAGMDGRPTHSRLRSVHTTSLPHP; via the exons ATGGGAGGTGGTCCAAGGGTTCTGGTTGCAACCAGTATCAACCCCCAAATTGTGGGAG GTCGTCTGTTTCTGAATGCTACTTCAGGCACACACATATATTTTGACAAGGAAACCACCGCAGGGGAGACTTATTTCTACAGGCTGGTTGCCCAAGACACCAGGCTTCCATCAGCAGCTCCATTGCTAAAGAGCTACGCCAAAGTGGAATCTCTGAGCATAGCTGAGCTCAATGAATTTGTCATATCTGCTTCTTCTCAG GAGATTGATTTCATCTGCACCGAGAAGGTCACTGGTATCAAGCTAGACAAGGGATTGTGCTACGTTTCTTGCTCCAACTGCACCAAAAGCTCCAACGCATTGTCTCAGCTTTCACCTGGCTGCATTGTACTAATACTAATGCTGTTGGGGTCTAACCATTT ATATCGGGTGGAGATGTCCATTGTTGTTTGTTTTAATGGGGTTATGACAAAACTGCATAATATGAGAGCCTATGAAACTGGCCATCTTTTG GCTGGTGATGGTGTGAACCCGGAGGACACTCAGGCACCTCCATTTGTTGCAGGCATGGACGGTAGGCCTACACATTCCAGGTTAAGGTCGGTGCATACAACTTCACTCCCGCATCCTTAG